tcctccaccttttGCCTCCTCCTTCGTCTGCGTCATCTCACCGGTCcccctgctgccgccgccctccttcATTAGAAATCAACTAATAGGAATAGAAATTGACATCCCAAGATCATATTACAGCCCTTCTGGAAATCCAATGTTCCAGTGGAGGAGTGATATCTGGGTGAGCGTCAAGTATAAATCTTTTCTATTTAAGTCGACAATCGTTGATTTAATCGTGGAAAAGGGCTAATTATTTTCTTGAGTTTTTGCCGGTTGGGCTAGAAGAATAGCTATGGTGCAGAGCCAAAACAACCATCCTATTTAAACTAGCGATAATGATGACTCAAGCTTCTTTTCCTATGGAGAAGAAGGACCTGGGACTGGGAGAGGCAGCGGATGATGTCAAGGGAGAGGATAGGGGTGGGGAAATAGAAGTGGATAGTGATGCCAACAGTGATGATCGGGTCAAGCAAGAGAAGAGCCGAGAAGGAATTGATCCTGGATGCTAATGAAAACACATCTTCTCCGTTTATATAACTTGTttaaaaaacatttataaaaCTTGCCCATTAAAACATTATACAGGCTGGACCATTGATATTTCCTAATGGTTGGCCTATTACGCTGCTTTGTTGCGTTTCTTTTCTAGTACCTTATGAATATGGGTAAAGTGGGTATTATTATCTCTATACCCAAAACTTAAATGGATGATTCATCTTTACTCATAACCTCCCAAAACAATATAGATATGGGCAACAAATACCTAGTTGCAGCCACAGCAGACCACTTTGTGATGCAGCAATGTTCTCTCTATGTTACTATTCACTCAATCTCGTTCGAGAGATAATTGAACTTGTGTGCAATACACAAGTCAATGAGCGTTAGAAATGTATTTCGACTAGGGTTTAGGCCCATGGGCCAAGCTAAGCACTAGGATTCCCGGTTCCATGGCTAGTGGTCCCTGAGCATCTTCTAGGAATATTGGGATTATTCTTTCCTTCGTGAAGAGCGTTGTCTAAGTTTTAGCTTGAATTTCCTTTGGCAATTGTATGCTCTTCGAATTACTTGAGAGCTTCGCGCGCTTTATCCCTCAAGTGTATTATTGAAGAGTTTTCGATCCTTTGAGGACTCGACTTTAGGCCATCGTATTTGATATGCAGAAATCCAATGGTCTTCAATAAACCACCAATATGGTCCCTTGTATCCTTGGTGGCTTTCTTTAGCGGATGGGGTAATTGATGGGGATCTCTACTCCAACACTTATTACTTATCAGCTACTATAAAAGAGGAGTTTCATCCGTTCGCCTTTCCTACCTCCATAGCTTGCATGGCATATACTTCTCCTCTCCTGTAACAAAACTGAATAACAagtaggggtgggcagaaaTAAACCGTGGACCGAACACCGAATCGAATCGAGCCGAACTAGTGGTTTCTCCAGTTTTCGGGAGAAGGCTCAATTTTTACTTTGCGCTGCTTCGGTCCTCGGTTTAGAGATCAGTTTTATCACGCATGAACCGAACTCCCAATAAAACCGAAGTAGTCGTCCTCAGCGGCTGGAGCGCGCACTATATCCCGTCCCGTCGTGAGTTCTGGGAAATGTTGCTCCATTTGAAGGATGCATAAGCCCTCATAGGCCCATTGTGTACATAATGTTCTTGTGGGGTCTGAGCAAACAATGGCCCAACCAGACCACTAGTACGACTGCACCTCCATGGGTAGAGACAGAGCGCTTGGTTGGCTTGATCGGTAGAAACCGACACCGTACTTGTCAACGAGTGATACTCGCGGACTGGATGAATAGAGTATTAAGGTACGTTGGAGCAggggtctacgtagtacgacatcaaaacagacaaaagacaagaattatactggttcaggccccttatcaaGTAATAaccctagtccagtttatatgtgattgatgatgatgagaacagattacaaagagagtaaCTGAAACAAGTGATACCgatgagatcgtagtcgagggattcgacgagatctcccggcgagttGGTTCCCGTGGACTCTGGCTTCGTAAACTTTGGTGAGTGTGTTGGTGATGAGATGCGATGCCCTTTGCCTCTCCctaggggtcccttttataccgtggaatACCTTAACCCCCAAGTAAAACTTGGAGATATGTAAACCGACACGATATACTAGAGATTTTACCCTTTCCGAGTAGGACTTCGGAAATTCCTAAACTTATAGATATATTTTCCATAACTTGAGATAAATTCCTAAAGCGTATACGGAAACAACCCGTATACGTGAATGTATACCTTATcggtatattccataagtcatatgatagagggtatgccttatccgtaaccctgacagtaccGAAGTTATTCGATTTATCTGggctcattttttaaaaaaattttctgATGAAATCGGTTGGTATTTTTCAAAAAACGAACATCCACAAAACCGTACAAACCGAACTGGGAACCCCGAATAAAGCGAACGCCCACCCCTAATGACAAGCTGAAAAAAAGGCCAGAACCACTCAACCAATCTTATGTATAGCTAAtataattttcaaaaaaaaataaaaaagataggaaaataaattatatgttTACTTGATCTATTTTGTTGTTCCATAATAGTGCACGGGTAATAATTAACCAGTTGtttaaataaatattatcaTCAACGACCTTCTGACTGTTTTTAaccgaattaaaaaaaaataaatactataGCACGGTGGATCGTTGGAGCGAAAGGTTTATATTAACATCAACATGGTAGTACATACATAGCACATAAAGTATTTCGTTGGACCATTAGTATAGCTAGCGTTGCGGTCCTCCTGCGAAACTAGCTTGGCGAAGACACTAGCGACAGTGCCACCCCGTGCCAAGGCCCAATGGTCGACACATATAGTATGGTCTACGACTCTACTCTACTGCAGGCCAACGAAGTGTTTAGTTGTTTACctaattttttttgacatatacggatacatatttaaagtattaaacgtagactaataacaaaacaaaagcaaaattggttatatagcatcgaaagttcacgtttttggttttatagcaccgaaagttaccggttcactttaatagcatccaAAGTTCACCCTGTTCCtatttttagcacttccgtcaatttttccgTATGTCTTGATCGTtattgatccagccacacacatgatatgatatttctacccctcattgacatgcattatacttgtacttgtgaggggtagaaacgtcatatcgtgtgtgtggctggatcaagacggacggaaaacaatcgagaattgacggaagtgttaaaaatggaAACATGGTGAACTTTGAGTGCTACTAAAGTGAACCGGTAGtattcggtgctataaaaccaaaaacgtgaactttcgatgctatataaccaattttgctaacaaaacaaattatagattttgcCTGTAAACTacaagacgaatctattaagtctaattaattcatcattaacaaatgtttgctgtagcaccatattgtcaaatcatgatgtaattaggtttaaaagatttgtctcgtaattcACATACAAACtgtataattggtttttttttgtccacatttaatactctacgTATGTATGTAGATATGACGGAATTTTTGAAAGTTGGAAGGGAACTAGACACTGCCGTGATCTGACAGAGTTACACAGAAGCATGTCAATGTCGTCGCCATTTATCGCCACTGATCAGAGAGGCTTCAATTTATCGCTGACACGGATgtggctaaaaaaaaaaactgatagcAATCCACTGCGGTAGTCAACCAACGAAGGGTCGGGGAATCGGTGATCGGGGATCGGTCACGGTCACACCCTCCAGCTTCTGCGCTGGAGGAAACCAACAAATAAACGGATGAACCACCCCGTGTCTCCTCTCCGCGCCGCAAGCGGGAcaaccggcggcgacggagccaACCAGGCAAAACCACACACAACTAGCCGGATTTACAAAAATATACTGTTTGTGGATTTGTTTTGTAAAAATATACCGGATGAAGAATGATTTGCACAAATATACTATCAGTATCGTGGCTTGAAAGAGCGATACCGAGTTTCGCGACAACAAATGCGATACCGCCACTATCAACTCGTGAGGGTGCATTTGAGCTGGCGGTGTCACTTGTAGAAACAACGAGACCGCCACATGAAGGAACCGACCCGTTGTTGCGTCGGTATCGTGGTGTGCAAGCGCGAGAGCGAAATCGGTCTCGTAATCCCAACGCGCGAGACCGAGCACGTCGTGGGACCCACATTGGCGAAACGACCGGGCACGAGTGGACCGCCGGTCTCGCACACGCAAAGATATCGGTCTCGCTGTCCCAATGCACGAGACCGACACGCGGTATCGCTCTAGCAAAGCGAGAGAGCGCTTTGTTATCGCTCAATCAAAAATCGATACCGGCTATACCGGCGAATACGTGCATATCGTTAGTGAATACGGCCGCTGAATCGTGTCCATGCAGGCCACAAGTGAACATGCCGTATATACGAATatgcatacacatatatatagcccTCAAAGATCATCTTCTTGTTGGCTCATGCATGTATACGCATATACATTAGCCaagcatgcatgtatatatggcTGAACACACATATAGATGGACATATGCCAGTACGTGTATGGCTCATGCATTCCATTAGCAGGTGGGACGCGCTCTCGCGCTGTCAAAGAGACTGCTTGGGGCCCTGCCGGTCTGGGTTCGCGTCAGACGGCCGCGAAATTGCTCTACGATCGTGCGAGACCGAGTCGTTCTCGAGCTTTTGGAATGCGAGACTGATGCATTAGCGCTCCCGCGGTTTCAATTAGCAATAGCGTTGGCGCCTTCGCTAATCCATGATGCGATATCGCGCTCTCGCTTAATCAAAGTGCGACGACGGTATATTTTCGCAAATCTTCCCCTATTTAGTATATTCTTGCAATTTCggtaaaaaaattgtatattttcaatttttttctctaCTAGCAATGATGTCCATGCGTTGCAACGAGTAAAGGTAGTTTTAATCATGTATACtggtgggaaaaaaatataaaggaataataataataataataataataataataataataataataataataataataataataataataataataataataataataataataataataataataataataatgaaataaaattgcAGTGACCTTTGGTCAatcaaaaagataaaaatatataattaattttccattaattccattagctaaaaataatataatacgAAGTAGGAAAGTTATTctcaaattttagcaattttcAAAAAGCTTAAATAGagcaaactaattatataaatgaaaacaaatttaatcacctaaataaaacaattagacctgtaattgaaAATCTGTTGTCAGTTCAGTTAAACATGAGCCTGTGGGTGTGTGTGGGGTATAtatctctcacttatatgtCGTGGTCTTTTTTTGacatagaaaaaatacccgtgcgttgcgacgggtaattaaaattataacaaatataaaaatattatatgattaagGTTTAGTTTTACATGTTATGAGctctttaagaaaatatatttataatgaaataaaaaagttCAGCTGAAGTGACATAAAGTGAACTTGTTCCGTACGGAGGGTACACATGGTCAATAAGGCGGCCCAATAGCGTGGGCGGCCTAGGAATAGAATCGGGGAGGAACAACTTAAgcgacctaaagtgaacttattccgtgtGGGCGGCCTGGAAATGGCGTTCGGCCTGACGCGGGAGAAGCCAGAGCCGTCCGATCTGATAGACGGTCATTCCGACTTATATAAAAGTTCAAcagcccaaaccctaaccctaaaatcatttcccctcctcccctctctctcaaaaCAATGTGGCAGCGGCCCGACATACCGACATCcctgcgacggcggtggcggttcaGAAGCGACGGCGACACCCTCCCCTTCCGGCGTCGGCGTTTTCTTAGTGTTCTTGAATCTTATCTAGTATTCTTGTAGTAGTGTTTTCTTTAGAATTTAGGTCCAAATTTGATGCggtctctcattttttttctttcctttctttttttatcttttgcCATCGGAGGGGTATTAAAGCGGGATCGATCGCACGTGCGATGGCATTTCTATAACCCATAAGCCATACAAATTTTCTTAATTAGGTATATATAGATATTGAATCggactttccttttttttctttttttcgccaTTTTTTCATTACTACGGATGTcagaaacatctttaattttttttaccacgtCACATATAATCAGATTCGATTTTTTTCGCCGATTTCTTTTTTACGCTTTTTTTTGCGGATGGACGACGGAaacactttttaatttttaagtagtagacatagagatagagatagagaaagagaaacgGAAAACTTTTTtcgcaactttttttttttggaatcggaCAGAAAAAAATTTTACGCTtgttttttaccgcgtcgatggaATCGGAttcgatttgtttttttttaccacgCCGTGTCACATATAATAGGATTCGATTTTCTTTGGAATCGGAcatatactttttttctttttgccctTTTCTTTACCGCGTCGACAGAGTCGGattcgtttaattttttttccttttttcgcccttttttaccGTGTAGACCGAGTCagattagtttcttttttttctttatttcgcCCCTacttttttggatcggacttatttttttctttttttcctgtttttttccccttttttcgcCCGTTTGATcggactttgtttttttttacacggtttttttcgtccgcggatttttttttccgtccgtttttttatcggacataGTTTTTTTTGCACGGTTTTTTTCCCACGGTTTTTTTACGGACGATGGACCATcatctcttatttttattttttattatataagTAGTAGAGACGTACGTGTGCCAACGACTGCGAGCGCGTCAAGCCGTCGTCAAGCACGGCTGCGTGAGCGCGCGGCCACAAACGCGATGGCCGAGGGACGTGTGCACTGCAGTGCGCTGCCCCGGGTGTACAGGTGCGTGTGGACGGTTTATATATAGATTATGTAAAATtttaaccatgccattatataCGTCTTCAATACAGTTAGACCACATAGTGGTAATGAAAAGGATTAAAATCAAATGCAGTTTGCTATTGTAACTGTCTAATAGCAACTGCACATAAGTTTAGGCTATCTGTTTTTTATCCAACAGTTAGAGTGAGTGCTACAGTACCAATATAATAGTAAATCTCTGTTACAGTATTTTTGTTATAATACCGCTATGTACCCTAGCCTTTATTTTATTCTAGATCAAGATGCACATATATAACTGCTTAAGTTGCAGTTCTAATATATAACAACCACTGCACAATATCCTGATCCAAATGAAAGCGATACAGATATCATACGTACGGTACCTCATCAACACCGTACAGTATACTAAGAACTAACAccttcatattttaatgtataacaccgttgacttttttccaacatttgacccttcgtcttattcaaaaaatttatgtaattattatttattttactgtaacttgatttatcgtcaaatgttctttaagcatgacataaatatttttatatttgtataaaaaatttgaataaaacgaatggtcaaacgttggtcgaaaagtcaacggcgtcatacattaaaatacggagggagtagtatgcaTGAACATGAGGATGTGATTGAAGCTATCTTCCGAAACAAATATTTTTCTGGACCAGCGAgcatataataaataaaatttcacGAGGATCGTATTGTAGTTCTGCacttctgcttctgcttcttgCATTTCAAATTCATCTAACGTACGTGTGCCGCTCTCGACGCTAGCCACCGATAGCTTtctggagagcttcgctgatcATCCCAGGTGCCACTGAACCAGAACAAGCAAACTGCAACAACATACGAACAGATCACCATAACTCCATACGGCAAAAAAACATATAAGCATCGTTCAGTACTGCAATTCTACGGCGCGATAGACCTTACCTTAGCTTGTATCTTCAGTCCAAGAAGACCATCCGGTGCCGACGCCTGCACGGAGAGAACGTCAAGACAGAGGCTCTTGATCGCGTCGAACACTCGTGTCATCACCAACTCCTTCCATCGGCACTGCACCTCCAGGAGAACCACCTTGTCCGTGACGGTGACATTCACGTGGTGGTGTTCTCTCcctgcatcgccgccgccgctgacacCGATCTCAGAGACCAGCTCCTTCCCGGTGATCTCACAGCGCCTTTGCTGTCCTGTTTCGGTTGCGCGCTGATGTGATGGCTCGCTGCTGGACTCCAACTCTTTCACCCTTTTCTCCAACACTTTGAGGTAGGCAATCGTTTCTTCAAGGATGGATGCTTTGTCCACCTGTAGTGACAAATCATCTCGATGAATAATTCATATAACTTTCAGTATAATATAGAACCGTTGGAAcactagattaattaattaaccttgTGGATGGAGGGGACTATTGACTTCAGAATCAGGAACATCTCATTGAGCTTCTCTCGGCGCCTTCTCTCTGATATGACATGGTTCTTGATGCCACTCTCTTGAGTTAGCGCTGCTCTACTACCACGACCAGTGCTCATCCGTGCACCACAGTCCACAACTTTCTTCAGCAACTTCTGTGACTCTATACCGGTGACGACCGGCACAGCCATCTCGTTTGACTTCGCGCTCTTCCAAGCCATGAAGCACGACACTTGAGAATTCGCAACACCGTCGACATcattagccgccgccgccgccgccaccgcctccgttGACGACGCCGGGACCAGTTGAAAAGAGCTGGGGTTCACAGGCCAGCCATTATCCTCGAGAAAGCGCACGGTGTCCAGGTCCAGGTCCATGTCCAGGTCCAGGTCCTCGTAGATGCTGTAGAGCTCGTCGATCTCCATGGTGATTGGATCGCGGTTGGCGTTGGACACGCACTCATCAGAGACAACCATCTGCCCCTCTTCGATGGCGTTGTGAGTGATGAGGCCTTCGGACACGATGTCGGCATCTTCCGTTTCGTTCGGAGAAGGGCTAGTGC
This window of the Oryza sativa Japonica Group chromosome 4, ASM3414082v1 genome carries:
- the LOC4336634 gene encoding anthocyanin regulatory R-S protein; the encoded protein is MASAPPVQEEPLQPGTNHFRSLLAAAVRSISWSYAIFWSISTSCPGVLTWNDGFYNGVVKTRKISNSADLTAGQLVVQRSEQLRELYYSLLSGECDHRARRPIAALSPEDLADTEWYYVVCMTYSFQPGQGLPGKSYASNASVWLRNAQSADSKTFLRSLLAKSASIQTIICIPFTSGVLELGTTDPVLEDPKLVNRIVAYFQELQFPICLEVLMSTSPSPNETEDADIVSEGLITHNAIEEGQMVVSDECVSNANRDPITMEIDELYSIYEDLDLDMDLDLDTVRFLEDNGWPVNPSSFQLVPASSTEAVAAAAAANDVDGVANSQVSCFMAWKSAKSNEMAVPVVTGIESQKLLKKVVDCGARMSTGRGSRAALTQESGIKNHVISERRRREKLNEMFLILKSIVPSIHKVDKASILEETIAYLKVLEKRVKELESSSEPSHQRATETGQQRRCEITGKELVSEIGVSGGGDAGREHHHVNVTVTDKVVLLEVQCRWKELVMTRVFDAIKSLCLDVLSVQASAPDGLLGLKIQAKFACSGSVAPGMISEALQKAIGG